The Paenarthrobacter aurescens region GACCGAGGCTTTTGGTGTTTCCCTCAGCCGTATTCCACCGTTTGGGATTATTGATTCCAAAGACGCTCTTCGAGTGTTCCTGCGCGGAGATCTTGAACTGGTGGTGCAGTTGGCCGGGGGGACGCATTCGGGCGGCGGCGAGGAACGCCTCACGGGCCGGGACGTGACCACATGGACCGAACGCCGGCTCGCGGATGCCACAGGCTACAGCGTAAGGATCGGACACGGTACGGCCGTTTCCGCGGCGATTCCGACGGCGGGTGGGAGCCTGCCGCTGAAGAGCTCACCGTTGAACGACTCGTTAAATAGTCTCCCCTTGGGAGAGGGCGTGGTCCTGCTTTCATCGATCGACGCTTCGGCCGGAACATCCGGCCGCTCTGAGATCGAGGCGGAGCCCCGGTCCGCCACCGTATCTGACGAGACCATGATCGGCTACACGGAGACGGACCTCGGTCTGACCATCGCGCCCGGCCACATGATCAGCTCCATAGGTTCTTCCACCACCGCGGACGATGCTGGTGCCCAAGGGCCCGGGACCCCCGAAGTACATGCCATGGCCCACCCAGATGCTCCTGAGGAAGCGGAGATGCTGGATGAAGCGAAGCTGCCGCCGGCGGCAGCTCCAGTGGATTCTGTAGCCGAAAAGGCTGCCGATGAAGGGGAACCGGCTGAAGGGGAACCGGTTGCTGACGAGAAACCGGCGGAGTCTGAATACCCCAAAGCATCCGACGAACCCGCAGCTTTCTCCGAATCAGCAGAGTCTGAAGAGCCGGCCGCGGAGCAGCAATCGGCCCCTGCGACGGAGCCGGACTCGTTGGGCGTTCCGGTCCACACGAGCACCACTGATCCTTTGCTTCCCTCGCTGGAAAACACCACCAATTACGATCATTTGTGGGACAAAACGGTGATGCGGAACATTGAGGATGCCGCTGTCCGCACTGATGACGGCTCTGACGACCACGACGCACCTGCTTCGGTGGCCCAGGAAGCCCAAACACCTCAAGCCCAAACACCTCAAGCCCAAACACCCCCGACACCCCCGACCCCACCGGCGCCGCCGGGCCATGAAGGAAACGTTCCCGCAGCAGCGCCTTCCACGGGGTTGATTGACGCTGTTCCCCTGATCGACTCTGTTCCGTGGATGCGCAGCGGTTCGTCCAGTCCCGGTTCGTCCACTTCAGGTTCGTCCACTTCCGGTTCAGGCCATGACCAGCAGCTTGCCCAGCCAGGTCCTGCTGGAGCGCCGGCACCCCAAGTACCGGCAGCCTGGAAACCGGCTCCAGTGAACACTCCCGTGGACGAGGACTCTGATCATGACGGCCAGACCATCATGAAGAGCAGTCTTCCCACGGCACAGGACCAAGGTGCCAAAGCGACTGCTTCCGGTGGTGTCGAAACCTCACCTGTTCAAGGACCGAGCGTTCTGGCGCGTATGTGCTCCCAAGGGCACGCCAACCCGCCCACTTATCCGCAGTGTTCAGTGTGCGGGGTACCCGTTACAGGTGACGCCGTCCATGTGGCTCGTCCACGCCTGGGCCGAATGCGGCTTTCCACAGGTGAGTTGATTGACCTGGACCAGTCGCTGATCATTGGCCGGCAGCCTTCGGTTTCCCGGGTCCAAGGCGGAACCATGCCGCGTTTGGTCCAGGTGGACAGCCCTGGCGGGGACATTTCCCGCTCCCATGTGGAAGTCCGGCTGGAGGGGTGGCACGTCATGCTGTGCGATCTGAAGGCCACCAACGGCACCGTGCTCATTCGGGAGGGCCAAGCACCACGCCGGCTTGCCCAAAACGAGATGGCTATCCTGCTGGACGGCGATATCGCCGAGCTGGGTGACAACATTTCATTGCGTTTCGAGGAGATTCTTTGAGTTCCAAGAGGCCCCCCGCGCCGCCTCCACCCATCCCTGGGTTCAAGTACATCAGCCTGCTCGGTTCCGGTGGTTTCTCGGATGTTTACCTTTATGAGCAGGACCGCCCGCGCCGAAAAGTAGCGGTCAAGGTGCTGTTGTCCGATCTGAAGACCGAAGGGGCTCGCCGCCGTTTCGAGTCCGAAGCGAACCTCATGGCCCAGTTGTCGTCGCATCCTTACATCGTGACGATCTTCGAAGCCGAGATCACCGAAAACGGCCACTCGTACCTGGCCATGGAGTACTGCTCCAGGCCAAGCTTGGACGTCCGTTACCGTCGCCAGCGGTTCAGCGTGGACGAGGTCCTGGCGGTCGGCATTCAGGTGGCTTCCGCCGTCGAAACCGCCCACCGGGCCGGTATTGTGCACCGGGACATCAAGCCCGCCAATATCCTGGTTACCGACTACAACCGGCCAGCCCTGACGGACTTCGGTATTTCCGGCACCATAGGCGCTGACACCGAGGATGATGCCGGAATGTCCATCCCGTGGTCTCCGCCGGAGCAGTTCCGCGGTGGCGCCGTGGACGGTGTTCCCGTGGATATCTGGGCCCTGGGCGCAACGCTGTACACGCTTCTGGCTGGTCGCTCACCGTTTGTCCTTCCGGGACAGGACAACTCGCAGCGGGAGCTGATCTCCCGCATCACCAACTCGCCGCTGCCCAGGCTTGGCCGTGCAGATGTTCCTGAGTCTTTGGAATTGGTCCTGGCCACGTCCATGGCGAAATCGCCGGAATCCCGCTATTCGTCGGCCCACGCCTTCGCGTTGGCGTTGCAGAGGATCCAGGCCGAACTGAACCTGTCCGTCACGCCCTTCGAGGTGCTCGAAGAACCCGGGCACGGTGACGATCAGCATCCGGACGACAACTTCGAGGAAACCCGGGTCCGGAGCATCGCCTCGATCGATCCCGACGCTTCTGGAACAGCCACTACGGGCTCGGCACCCACGTTCCCGGCGCGTACATTTCCTTCCACGGTCCCGGGCGGTACTCAACCTCCAGCCCAGCGGCCGTCACAGCAACCCACTGAGCTGCCAGCTCAGCCCGGTAAACCTCCGCAGCCGGTCCAGTCGCAGGCCGGGCCCGCCGCCCCGCCTCAGTTCCATGCCCCGGCAGGTCCTGCCTACACGGCTCCTGGAGCATACACGGCGTCTGGACCATACACGGTTCCTGGCGAGCCTGACACGGCGGAGTCAACGGTCCTTCGCGGCTGGCAGCCCTCGCAGCCACAGGACGATCTAGGGGCAACAGTCAGCCGATCTGCCACAGGCACCTCAGCCGTGGCTCAGGATGACGTTCCGCCGGCGGATCACAGCAAGCGAAATCTGTGGCTTTCAGTATCGGGCGCGGCCGTACTTGTTGTGGCAATCGTGATTGGTGTGGTGTTGGGCGCCCAAGCACAACCCAAGGTGGCGCCGACGGAGACTTCCAGCAAACCGCCAGCCGACGCTCTGAGCGACGGCAGCGTTCCGGAAGTGGAAGGCCTCTTCGCGGAGCGTCACCCAGGAGACCCCGATCTTGTTGATTTCCATTGGAAGAACCCGCAGCCGCAGCCGGGCGATACCTACAAGTACCGGTATAAGTCAGCGAAACTGGACGGCGAGTACAAAAACACCATTGACGGTGAAACGACCACTACCGTGTGGGGCTTGGAATTGCCCGTTTGCGTGCAGGTCATCATTGTGCGCGCCGACGGCTCCGCGTCGCCCGGCGGGCCGGATTCCATCGCCTGCTTGGAAAAATAGCCGGCACATGAGACATACTTACCGCCGACCTAGGAGGCACAGATCATGGGGGATCTAGCAATAGATTTCTGTGGTGAATGGTACGAACCATCCGACGAGGACATCTTCGATATTGGGCGCGAAGGTGACTTGGAAGTCGATGACAACCCGTACCTCCACCGCCGCTTCCTGCAAATAGCCCGTTACGACGGCATGTGGTGGCTCAGTAACGTGGGCAGCATGCTCTCCGCCACCGTCGCTGATGGTTCCGGCGGGATGCAGGCGTGGCTGGCGCCCGGGGCGAGGATCCCGTTGGTGTTCAGCCATACCAACGTGATTTTCACGGCCGGACCCACCACCTATGAGTTCGCTGTTCATTTGAAGACGCCCTCCTTCCGGCACGAGGCACGTGATGAGGACCAGGCGGGGGACACCACCATAGGCCCGGTGGTCTTCACGGATTCTCAAAAGGCGCTCATTGTGGCCTTGGCCGAGCCCATGCTGCGGCGTGACGGCACCGGCTTCAGCGCCATCCCGTCATCTGCCGAAGCAGCCAAGCGGCTGGGCTGGGCCTTGACCCGTTTCAACCGGAAACTGGATAACGTCTGCGACAAACTGGACCGCGTGGGTGTCGTGGGCCTCCGCGGCGGCGTGGGCAAACTTGCCACCAACCGCCGGGCTCGCCTGGTGGAACACGCCGTAACGTCGCATTTGGTGACCCCGGCGGACCTGCATCTTCTTGAAAAAATGAGTGGAGTCGACGAAGGATGAAGTTCCGCCTGACCTTGCGGCGTGACCCTGCCGAGGCAAAGGACCTCGCCGTAACGGTGGATGGTCGAGCCACCGTGGCTGACATTGCTACGGAGCTGTGGGCAGCTGACCCCGCACGAAAAGGGACCGAACCGCCGTCGAACCTGTCCATCAGCGTGGACGAAGCCTTCGTTGGGGGAGGTTTGTCCGGGCACGTCCTGCGGCCCACGGACAACCTGCTGGAATCCGGGCTCAGGCCAGGGTCCAAAGTCTCCCTCGCCCAAGTCAGCGAGCAGTTCGCGTCCAACGGCCACGCGGCCGGAACCAACAGGGGACCGGCAGCGGCGACCCTGCGCGTGATGTCAGGGCCCGACGTCGGACGCGAATTTTCGCTGCCGTTCGGCACCAGCTACATCGGCCGGGACCGGGACGCCGACATCCGGTTATCGGACCCGCTGACCTCCAAGCGCCACGCCCGCATCACGGTGGGCGAAACCGTGGAGATCGTGGATACGAACTCTGCCAACGGCCTGCTCATGGATGGTCTGCCGGTAACCCGGGCAACCCTTGAGTCCTCCGACACCGTGACATTGGGCGATACTTCCGTGGGCGTGGTGGCTTTGTCCCGAAACCACGGTGGCGGTCCGTCGTCACCGCTGGTGGACTTCAACCGTTCGCCGCGGGTGCTGCCCAGGTTTGAGTCGCCCAAGCGGGTACCCCCGGCCGGTCCCAAGCGCCCGGAACACCAGCCTTTCCCGTACATCATGCTGATTGCGCCGCTCCTGATGGGCGGCGTGCTCTTCGCGTTCACGCAGAACCTGCTGTCCGTGATTTTCATGGCCATGATGCCGTTGTTCATTGTGGGGCACTATGTGGACCACAAGATGCAGAGCAAACGGCAAGCCAAGGAAGGCCACAAGCAGTTCAAAGCCGCCATGCTGGCCTTCCGGGAAGACATTGATAAGCAGCAGAACATTGAGCGCGCTGTCAGGCTCCAGGAAGCGCCATCGGTGAGCGATACCGTTGACGCCATTTACAAACTTGGGCCACTGCTCTGGACCCACAGGCCGGAGCACCAGCACTTCCTGGGGGTTCGCTTTGGCCTCGGCTCGGCGCCGTCGCGCATCCAGTTCGAGGAACCCGGTGCCAACGAAACCGAACCGCAGTACATGCGTGAAATTCAGGAATGCCTCTCCCAGGTCCGCGTCATTGAAGGCGTGCCTGTAGTCTCGCAGCTGCGCACTTCCGGCTCATTCGGCGTGGCCGGTGACCGCAGCGTGGTGGACGATGTTGCCCGCGGCATGGTCCTGCAACTGGTGGGGCTTCATTCCCCGGCCGAAGTTGTCCTCACAGCACTGACATCTGCACGTTCGCGTGAGCGCTGGGACTGGCTGCAATGGCTCCCGCACGTCGGTTCAGGCCACAGCCCCATCTCAGGTGATCATTTGGCTGCCGGTCCCGGTGCCGGTGCCGCCTTGTTGTCCCGGCTCGAAAGCCTCGTGGAAGAGCGTGAATCCATGGCAAAGGAGCCCGGACCGCAGCCGCGGCCCGGACTCAAGAACGAACACGAGGAAATTCCCGGTCCCGTGGTTCCGGCCGTCCTGCTGATCGTTGAGGACGATGCCCCCGTGGACCGCGGGCGGCTGACGCGTTTGGTGGAACGTGGACCCGACTACGGGGTGCACATCATGTGGGTGGCCGCCAATGTGCAGTCCCTTCCGGCGGCGTGCCGTGACTTCCTCTCCGTTGATGGTGACCACGGAACCACCACGGGCCAGGTCCGTTTGGGCCGCCACACCTACCCCGTGAGCTGCGAAAGCCTCGATGCGGAGCTTGCCACCCAGTTGGCCCGGATGATGTCGCCGCTGGTGGACGTTGGAAACCCGCTCGACGACGATTCCGACCTCCCGCGCGCCGTTTCCTACGCCACGTTGATCGGCAAGGAACTGATGGACAACCCCCAGGCTGTGGCGGAACGCTGGCAGGAGAACAACTCCGTCCACGCCACAGCCGTGCCCAACCGGAAGGACAACGGCAGCCTCCGCGCGCTGGTTGGTTCCAAAGGCGTGGAGCCGTTTTACCTCGACCTCAAGAACGAAGGTCCGCACGCGTTGGTGGGCGGAACCACCGGTGCCGGCAAGTCCGAGTTCCTGCAATCCTGGGTGATGGGCATGGCCGCGGCGTACAGCCCGGACCGTGTGAGCTTCCTGTTCGTGGACTACAAGGGCGGTGCCGCCTTTGCCGACTGCCTGCACCTGCCGCACACCGTTGGACTGGTAACGGACTTGTCTCCGCACCTGGTGCGCCGGGCCCTGACCTCACTCCGCGCCGAGCTTCACTACCGTGAGCGTCTCCTGAACCGGAAGAAAGCCAAGGACCTGCTGGCGTTGCAGCGCGAAGCCGATCCTGAGGCGCCTCCCTACCTCATCATCATCGTTGACGAATTCGCGGCGCTCGCCACGGAAGTTCCCGAGTTCGTCGATGGTGTGGTGGATGTCGCTGCCCGTGGCCGGTCCTTGGGACTGCACTTGATTCTGGCCACGCAACGGCCCGCCGGTGTCATCAAGGACAACCTGCGCGCCAACACCAACCTTCGTGTCGCCTTGCGCATGGCCGACGAAGTGGATGCCACGGACATTTTGGGCGTTCCCACTGCGGCGTACTTTGATCCGTCCATTCCGGGCCGTGGTGCTGCGAAGACAGGCCCGGGCCGTATCCAGGGTTTCCAAACCGGCTATGCCGGAGGTTGGACCACCGAAAAGCCTCAGCGTCCCAGGATCGACATCGTAGAGATGGCCTTCGGATCCGGCCCCACGTGGGAACCGCCATTGGTCTCGCAGGTGGAAGAAGAACCCGCCGGTCCCAACGACATTGCAAGGATGACCGGAAACATCATTAGGGCAGCTGACATTCTGTCCATTGAACCTCCCCGGAAGCCTTGGCTGAACGAGCTCGCCACCACCTACGACTTCTCAAAGCTGCCCAATCCGCGGACCGATGAGCGGCTCCTGCTGGGCGTGGCGGACGATCCCGCGCACCAGGACCAGCCCACCGTGTTCTACGAGCCGGACAAGGACGGCAATATGGCCGTTTACGGCACGGGTGGATCCGGTAAGTCGGCGGCCCTGCGCGGCATTGCCATCGCAGCGGCCGTGACTCCGCGTGGCGGTCCCGTGCACGTCTACGGCGTCGACTGTGGTTCCTCAGGACTGAAAATGCTTGACGGCTTGCCTCACGTTGGTGAAATCATCAACGGGGACGACGTCGAGCGTGTTGGCCGGTTGCTTCGCTGGCTCAAGGAAGTGGCGGATGACCGCGCTGCACGGTTTGCCGAGGTCCGGGCCTCCACCATTGTGGAGTACCGCCAGCTCGCCAACAGGCCGGATGAAAAGCGCATCTTCATCCTGGTGGACGGTATGTCCTCCTTCCGTGAATCCTACGAGTACAGCAACTTGTCTGCGTTGTGGGACATCTTCCTGACACTTGCCACTGACGGGCGGCCCCTGGGCATCCATCTGGTTGTCAGCGGTGACCGAACCAACTCCGTTCCTGCCTCGCTCCTTGCGTCCATTCAAAAGCGGCTGGTCCTGCGTTTGAGTTCCGAAGACGACTACATGACCCTTGATGTTCCCAAGGATGTCCTCAACGCCGCATCGCCGCCGGGGCGTGGCCTGCTGGACGGGCTCGAAGTTCAACTCGCCGTACTGGGAGGAAACTCGAACCTTGCCCTCCAAGCCCGTGAAGTGGTCAAGCTCAGCCAGGCGATGCTGCGCCAAGGCCTCGAACAGGCACCCCAAATTCAGCGGCTGCCGGAGCTCGTGGACCTGGACATCCTGCCCACCGGTGCCCCGGACAACCCCGTCATTGGTGTCGACGACGAGACACTGGGTTCGGCGGCCATCGCGGCCAAGGGATCCCTCCTGCTGGCAGGTCCTCCGGGTGCCGGACGCACCGTGGCACTTGTCACCCTGGCCTACGCCTTGCGGCGCTCCAACCCGCGCACTGACCTGATCTACATTGGTTCCCGGCGATCGGCCGTGGCATCGCTGAACATCTGGAGCAGGTCATTGGTGGGACCTGACGAAGTCTCGGACGTGGTGGATGACCTGATCGACAAAGCCGCGGATAACCCCGGCACCATGGCGATCTTCATCGAGGGCCTGACAGAGTTCACGGATACCTTGGCGGAATCCGGGGTAGGACGTCTGGTGACGGCGGCCATCAAGGCTGACCAGTGGGTGGTTGGTGAGTCCGAGACCTCCACCTGGTCCCAGGCATGGTCACTTGCCCAGCCGTTCAAATCCGGACGCCGCGGACTCCTGCTCAACCCCGGGGACGTTGAAGGTGACACCCTCCTCAACACCTCCCTGGGCCGGATCAGCAAGGACTTCATCCCGGGCCGCGGGTACATTGTGGGACGTGGAAAGGTACGCAAGCTCCAAATCGCCATGCCGCCTGAAAACCGAAGCTAGGATGCTCTGAAAAACGTAGCTAGGAGGCTACATACATGCGTCAATCCCTCGTTCCAGCTGCGCTGCTCGCTGTTGGATTGCTGCTGGCACCCGTTACAGCCGCCCACGCCGGGCCTTGCGATGGTCGCTTCTCCTGCGCTCCCACTGAGGGAACCGAGGATCCGACGCCCACGCAGCCCGGGCTGGCTCCGGAGGAGGGCAATAAGCCCTTGCCCAATCCGGAGCCGGGCAGGGACCGGGAAACGCAGCAAGCGCCGGTACCTCCCATCCAAGCGCCTCCTGTGCAGGCACCTGCTCTGCCGGCTCCCGACGTTCAGCCCCAACAGCCGCCAGTCCAGGTTCCACAGCAACCCGCGGTGCCCCAGACGGTCACCGTGGCACCCCAGGTGCCCAATCCGGCGTCGAACTCTGCCAGCCCCACCGCAAGCGAGGGGGAAGCCTCGGCGTCGGCCACTGCGTCCCCAACGGCGTCGGCTTCACCCCCCGTAAGTCACAGCTCAAGTAGCGCAAGTCCTTCCTCCAATTGGAATGTGCCGGTGGACAAGGACAAGGAAACCCAAGCGGCCACCATGACCTCCAGCTCATTCACAGGTCCGAACATGCTGGGTCTTTTCGGGCTTCTGGGCGCTGTTCTGGTGGTGGGTCTGGGAGGGCTGGCCTTTGCGCTGTGGAGCAAGAACAGGCTCTCGTCGCACTAACGGCTCTTTAATGTCGGCGGGTTACGGCAAGATAGTCCTGTGAGCACACCAGAGAATCCGGATCCGGTAGAAACCACACGTCAGGACGCCGTCGGGGCGATTGTTGCTGAGGAGGGGACTCCGCCGTCGGAGACCCTGCGGGACGAGTACGAGCAATTGGCGGACCTTGTCCGTAAGTACCGTTACGCCTACTACCAGGAAGACTCGCCAACGGTCTCCGATGCTGAGTTCGATGAACTCTACCGGCGGCTGGAAGAACTGGAAGCGCTTCACCCGGAGCTTGTTTCCAATGATTCGCCCACCCAGGAAGTCGGCGGCGAAGTTTCGGCTGCTTTTGCTGCGGTGGAGCACCTGCAACGGATGTACAGCCTCGATGACGTCTTCTCCTTGGACGAGCTCGAGGCCTGGGTCCGCAAGGCAGAGGCATCAGTGGCCAAACTTGGTGATTCCGTTCCGCCCATTGCCTGGCTGACCGAACTGAAGATCGATGGCCTTGCCGTCAATCTGCTGTACAGGGACGGGAAACTGGTCCGTGCAGCAACCCGTGGCGACGGCACCACGGGGGAGGACATTACCCACAACGTCCTGACCATCAAGGAGATCCCACGCCAGCTCAGTGGATCGGGATACCCCTCGGAAGTGGAAATCCGTGGCGAGGTATTCATTCCTTCCAAGGCGTTTGTGGAGTTCAATGAATCGCTGGTGGCCGCCGGCAAGGCGCCGCTGGCGAACCCCCGTAACGCTGCCGCTGGTTCGCTCCGGCAAAAGGATCCAGCTGAAACCGCCAAGCGGCCCCTGAGCATGTTCGTCCACGGCATCGGTGCCCGGGAAGGTCTTCAGGCCAAGAGCCAGTCCGAAACGTACAAGCTCCTCGAAGAATGGGGCCTCCCTGTCAGCCCGTATCTGAAGGTGCTGGATACCTTTGACGAGGTCCTGAAATACATTGCCGATTACGGGGAGCGCCGTCATAAGCTCCTGCACGAGATCGATGGCATTGTGGTCAAGATAGACGACTTCGCTACCCAGCGGGCGCTCGGTTACACCTCCAGGGTCCCCAGGTGGGCTGCCGCCTACAAGTACCCGCCGGAAGAAGTTCACACCAAGCTCCTGGACATTGCAGTCAACGTTGGCCGCACGGGTCGCGTAACTCCTTTTGGCCTCATGGAGCCGGTCAAGGTTGCCGGATCCACCGTTGGAATGGCCACCCTGCACAACCAGGACGTGGTCAAGGCCAAGGGCGTCATGATCGGCGACATCGTGATTCTCCGCAAGGCCGGGGACGTCATTCCGGAGATCGTTGGGCCAGTGTTGGCGCTTCGCGAGAAGCAGGATCCGCCGGTGCGCGAGTTTGTGATGCCCACCGAATGCCCGTCCTGTGGGACGCCCCTGGCGCCGTCGAAGGAAGGCGACGTGGACATCCGTTGCCCCAACGCCAAATCCTGCCCCTCTCAGCTTCGGGAGCGGGTGTTCCACCTGGCCGGGCGCGGAGCGTTCGATATTGAAGCGCTTGGGTGGGAGGCGGCAATCGCCCTTACCCAGCCTGCAGAGCCTGAAACGCCGCCGCTCACCAGTGAAGCCGGTCTTTTCAGCCTCACCCGTGAGGACTTGGCGAATGTGCTGATCCGCAGGGAGAAGCGCTCCAAGGGCGTGGGCGCCGGCGAGTACGAGCTTGTGCCGTACTTCTACACCAAGGGAACAGCCAAGTCTCCGTCCAAGCCCACGGCCACCACAGAGAAACTCTTCGTGGAACTGGAGAAAGCCAAGAAGCAGCCACTCTGGCGCGTTCTGGTGGCTCTTTCCATCAGGCACGTGGGCCCAACGGCATCACGAGCCCTCGCTACCGCGTTCGGCAGCATGGACGCCATCCGCAACGCCACCGAAGAGCAGATGGCCCACGTCGACGGCGTTGGCTCCACCATTGCCGTGGCGCTTAAAGAATGGTTCGCTGTGGACTGGCACAACGAGATCGTGGACAGCTGGGCCGCTGCCGGGGTGCGGATGGAGGACGAACGGGACACGTCAATGCCGCGCACCCTCGAAGGGCTCACAGTGGTAGTCACTGGCACTCTGCCCAACTTCAGCCGGGATGAAGCGAAGGAAGCCATCATCATCCGTGGCGGCAAAGCATCAGGATCTGTCTCCAAGAACACCAGCTATCTGGTGGCCGGTGAGAGCGCCGGTACCAAGCTGGACAAGGCCGAACAGTTGGGTGTCCCGGTGCTGGACGAGGACGGCTTCCGCGAGCTCCTGGCCAACGGGCCGGCGCAAACCGGGACGGATGAAGCATCAGTGCAAGAGGCCTCGGAATGACCGACGCCAAGGAACTTCTTGAAGTAGCCAAACGTGCCGCCGCCGCAGGGGCAGCCGTACTCGCGCAGCGCTCTGCCACCGGCACCGGCGGCGACGGCCTGGAAACCAGCAACAAAGGCGAGGCCGGAGATTGGGTCACCGCCTATGACGTTGCGGCAGAGAACGCGGTCCGTGAAGCCATCACTGCCGAGCGGCCTCATGACACCATCACAGGGGAGGAACATGGAACCACACGTCCCGGGCAACCCTCGGGCTACCGCTGGTCCATAGATCCCCTGGACGGGACTACCAACTTCATCCGCAACATCGTTTACTACGCCACCTCCGTTGCGGTAGCCGATTCCGACGGCGTCTGGCAGGCCGGCGTTGTTCATGCACCGGCGTTGGGACGCATCTACTTCGCTTCCCGTGGGCTTGGTGCGTGGATGGAAGCCGGCGGAGAGACCACGCCCCTGACGGGACCGGTCTCAGGACGCACCGGGCTTATCCTGGCCACAGGCTTCAGCTACGACCCCGCCACCCGGGCAAGCCAATCTGAGGGCCTCGCCGGTCTCATGGATGGTTTCGCTGATGTCCGGCGCCTGGGATCGGCCGCGCTGGATCTTTGCCTCGTGGCGGACGGCACCTTTGACGCCTACGGGGAACGGGGCCTCAACGAGCACGACTTCGCTGCAGGGGCCCTGATCGCGGAAGAAGCCGGCTGCTGGGTGCGGCGTCCGCGCTTGGAGAGCCCGCTCGATGGCGGTCCAAGCATGGAGGATCGCTTGGCATCCTGGATGTGCGCCGGAGCCTTGGAATTGTCCGGCAAGTTCCCGCTGTGATCATCAGTCAGCCACTGACTCACAACCGGTGAGCATCCGGCAATGATCAAAGCACTCGCCATCGCCAACTACCGTTCCATCCGGGACCTCGCAATGGAACTGCATGGCTTGGACATCGTGACCGGGGCCAATGGCAGCGGGAAGTCCTCCCTCTACCGGGCACTGAGGCTGTTGGCCGAGTGTGCCGGGGGAGATTCCGGAAACGTGGTGGGCTCCTTGGCCCGGGATGGCGGGCTGGCGTCCACCTTGTGGGCCGGGCCGGAGTCCATCAGCGAGGCAATGCGCCGTGGCGAAGTGCCCGTCCAGGGAACAGTGCGCCGGGAGTCCGTGAACTTGAAACTGGGCTACTCCGGCGATGACTTCGGATACTTGGTGGACCTTGGCATGCCGGTATCCAGCGGTGCCGGTTTTGACCCCGAAACGGGCCGTTCCCGGCCCTCGGCGTTCAGCTTGGATCCGGAGATCAAACGGGAGCAGATCTTTTCCGGCCCGGTGGCACGCCCCGGTTCGTTGTTGGTGGACCGCAGGGGCAGCCTGGCCAAGCTGCGTGGACCGGATGGCGAATGGGCCGAGCTCTCCCGGCGTTTGGACACTTTTCAGAGCCTGCTAACAGAGGTCTCGGACCAGGACCGGGCTCCGGAAGTCCTGCGGGTCCGGGACTCGGTACGGTCATGGCGGTTTTACGATCACTTCCGCACAGATGCCGAG contains the following coding sequences:
- a CDS encoding AAA family ATPase; the encoded protein is MIKALAIANYRSIRDLAMELHGLDIVTGANGSGKSSLYRALRLLAECAGGDSGNVVGSLARDGGLASTLWAGPESISEAMRRGEVPVQGTVRRESVNLKLGYSGDDFGYLVDLGMPVSSGAGFDPETGRSRPSAFSLDPEIKREQIFSGPVARPGSLLVDRRGSLAKLRGPDGEWAELSRRLDTFQSLLTEVSDQDRAPEVLRVRDSVRSWRFYDHFRTDAEAPARQEQIGTRTPVLHHTGRDLAAALQTLREVGFERQLDAAVDHAFPGSRLEIAISDGRFSVELRQPGMLRPMKAAELSDGTLRFLLLTAALLTPRPPELMVLNEPETSLHVDLMPALAGLIVQASANSQMIVVTHSEALLKALRDSGSAHEHELYKDLGETRIKGLGALEGPSWSWPKR